In Falco biarmicus isolate bFalBia1 chromosome 6, bFalBia1.pri, whole genome shotgun sequence, the following are encoded in one genomic region:
- the LOC130151074 gene encoding pantetheinase-like, producing the protein MLPSQPLLHAAVLALAALQALASDTFIAAVYEHAVILPDVTDEPVSPDEALALMNRNMDVLEGAIKEATQQGAHIIVTPEDGIYGWLFTRETIYPYLEDIPDPAVNWIPCTDPTRYGPAPVQERLSCMARNNSIYVVANIGDKKPCNSSDPGCPSDGRYQYNTDVVFDPEGKLVARYHKYNLFRRETQFNYPKEPEAITFETPFGKFGIFTCFDILFREPAVVLVSELQVDTVLFPTAWMNVLPFLTAVEFHSAWAMGMGVNLLSANTHNTNFAMTGSGLFTPEGPAAYHYDSETEEGRLLLAELSARPRLSPTYPPTINWSSYATSIKKFPEEKDTFLGAVRRDIFTFSELRLKAGNHTVCQGDLCCHLVYQMSNKSKDEVYVLGAFDGLHGSLIKYHWQICTLLKCKSTDRNTCGQPVETAQTKFEMFSLSGTFGTNYVFPEVLYSGVQLAPGEFEVLCDGRLKSKHGTSKPLITVTLFGRLYEKDLPHPLRTSQ; encoded by the exons ATGCTCCCgtcccagcctctcctgcaCGCTGCAGTGCTTGCACTCGCAGCCCTTCAGGCCCTTGCCTCCGACACCTTCATTGCAGCCGTCTATGAGCACGCGGTCATCCTGCCAGATGTCACTGATGAGCCTGTTTCTCCCGACGAAGCTTTGGCCCTGATGAACAGAAACATGGATGTCTTGGAAGGAGCCATCAAGGAAGCCACCCAGCAG GGCGCCCACATCATTGTGACTCCTGAAGATGGCATTTACGGCTGGCTTTTCACGAGAGAAACCATCTACCCCTACCTGGAGGATATCCCTGATCCAGCGGTGAACTGGATTCCTTGCACCGACCCCACAAG ATATGGTCCAGCACCAGTGCAGGAACGCCTCAGCTGCATGGCCAGGAATAACTCCATCTATGTGGTTGCAAACATTGGGGACAAGAAGCCGTGTAACTCCAGTGATCCTGGCTGCCCAAGTGATGGTCGCTATCAGTACAATACTGATGTCGTCTTTGACCCAGAGGGGAAACTAGTGGCTCGTTACCACAAG TACAATCTGTTTAGAAGAGAAACTCAGTTTAATTACCCCAAAGAGCCAGAAGCCATCACCTTTGAGACCCCCTTTGGGAAGTTTGGCATTTTCACTTGCTTTGACATCCTTTTCCGTGAGCCTGCCGTGGTCCTGGTGAGTGAGTTGCAGGTGGACACCGTGCTCTTCCCGACAGCTTGGATGAACGTCCTGCCGTTTCTGACTGCGGTTGAGTTTCACTCTGCCTGGGCTATGGGCATGGGTGTCAATTTACTTTCAGCAAATACTCACAACACCAACTTTGCAATGACAG GCAGTGGGCTGTTCACGCCAGAAGGACCGGCCGCCTACCATTACGACAGCGAGACTGAGGAAGGACGTCTCCTGCTAGCAGAACTGAGCGCACGCCCCCGTCTTTCCCCCACCTACCCCCCTACCATCAACTGGAGCTCATATGCCACAAGCATCAAGaaatttccagaagaaaaagacactTTTCTGGGAGCTGTCCGGAGGGATATATTCACTTTCAGTGAACTCAGGCTCAAAGCTGGAAATCACACAGTTTGCCAAGGAGACCTCTGCTGTCATTTGGTCTATCAGATGTCAAACAAGAGCAAAGATGAAGTTTATGTCCTGGGTGCATTTGATGGGCTTCACGGTTCTCTCATAAAATACCATTGGCAG ataTGCACGCTGCTCAAGTGCAAGAGCACGGACCGGAACACATGCGGGCAGCCCGTGGAGACGGCTCAGACCAAGTTTGAGATGTTCTCCCTCAGCGGCACGTTTGGCACCAATTACGTCTTTCCAGAAGTCTTGTACAGCGGGGTGCAGCTGGCCCCTGGGGAGTTTGAG